GGTTGACCTGGCATTAATCCTGCCTCATCTGGCTGTCTCAACGCGCCGCTTGCATGACATTGGCCGTTCAGGATGGTGGCTGGTGGTTTACTGGTTTTTCTATGTGATGTTGTTTGGTGGCGTGGTGGTTCTGGTTTTCAACGCCAAACAAATTCAAGCCATGTTCAACCAGACTGCTCCTGAGAATTCAGGTTTGATTGGGGTCGCCTTGTTCACAGGGCTAATATTCCTTATATACACCGTTTTAGACCAGGTGCTCTTGATATTTGATTGCTTGCCAAGTCAGCTTGGTTCTAACAAATACGGTCCCAACCCTTATGGTTATGGGCCTGCCGTTAAGGAGCAGGCTTTCCTTACTGAAGCTGGTCCAGATGTTGGCATTGCCCCGGCCAACCAGGCCCCGGTGCTATCACCCACCCAGCAGGCAGCCCAAGCCCAGGCCCGCGCCCAGCAAGACATGGATGCCCTGGCATTGCTGGAGAAATTCGCTGATTTGCGCGACAAGGGCGTTCTGACGCCAGAGGAGTTCGAACGGAAGAAAGAAGAGATCCTCTCCAAATTCTGAAGCCTTATTTCTGGGCAGAGGGGCAAAAGCTTGGGAAAGCCGCCCCAAAGCCACGCTTTCAAAACCGTGCTCCCTCAACAGTTCCCCTAAAGCCCCAACCCTGCCAACGCCGGCGTGAAACACCGGCTTAGGGGTTTCAAGGCAATGCAGGGTGCAAGCCCAAAGGTAGTAAAAATTTTGCTTAGACCCCTTCAAGACAATCCGGCCCTTTCTGCTGCCTTATCCTGCGGGCGTCAGCAAGTGCGCACCGGCCTTAACGGGCCACTGTCCTACAGGGTTTCCGCCCTGACATTCCAGGCTTTAACGGACTTGCACCCCATACGGCGGCTCTGCCGCACAGGTAGCCTGGAGGGGAAGGAGCTGGCTGGTGCTTTGAAAAAGGCATTAAATAAGAAATTAAGATAAGCGGGCGTGGAGCTGCCTAAGTCAGCTCTCATCATATGTGCTGCGGGGCGTTCCTCAAGCACAGCGCCAACCATAAAGAACTGCAAGAAGGGGTCTGGTGAAAGC
The sequence above is drawn from the Formicincola oecophyllae genome and encodes:
- a CDS encoding DUF805 domain-containing protein, whose protein sequence is MTHYQLNTDQPEKPALPQNGWGWFMLAFKNYAVFKGRAPRAEFWWFMLFMWIFILIAGGLDILFHWWGVLGSLVDLALILPHLAVSTRRLHDIGRSGWWLVVYWFFYVMLFGGVVVLVFNAKQIQAMFNQTAPENSGLIGVALFTGLIFLIYTVLDQVLLIFDCLPSQLGSNKYGPNPYGYGPAVKEQAFLTEAGPDVGIAPANQAPVLSPTQQAAQAQARAQQDMDALALLEKFADLRDKGVLTPEEFERKKEEILSKF